In Streptomyces erythrochromogenes, the DNA window CAGGGTGATGGCGAGTCCGAGGCCGCTGCCGGCGGAGCGGGTTCGGGCCGCGTCGGCCTTGAAGAAGCGGTCGAAGATGTGCGGCAGCACCTCGGGGGCGATGCCGGGGCCGCTGTCGGCGACGTCGATGAGGAGCCGTTCTCCGTCCGCGCCGGCTGCGGTGCTCACGGTGACGTGGACGGGGGCGCCGCCGTGCCGCAGGGCGTTGCCGACGAGGTTGGCGAGGACCACGTCGAAGCGGCGCGGGTCGAGGCGGGCGCGTACCCCGTGGGGCAGGTCGGTGACGACGCGGGCGTCGTCCCAGTGGCGTCGTTCGAGGGTCTTGCGCACGGCTTCGGCGATGTCGACGTCGTCGAGGTTGAGCTCGGCGGCCCGGGCGTCGAACCGGGAGATCTCCATGAGGTCCTCGACGAGGACGGCGAGTTTTCCGGTCTCGGCGCTGACCAGGCGCAGGGCCTTGGCGGTGTCGGCGTCGAGGCGGGCGGCGTCCTCGTCCAGGACCTCCGTGACGGCGAGCATGCCGGCGAGCGGGGTGCGCAGTTCGTGGGAGACGTCGGAGGCGAAGCGGCGGGCGCGGACCTCGGCCTCCTGGAGTTCGCGCACGGACTGTTCCAGGGCGCGGGCGGTCTCGTTGAAGGTGCGGGCGAGTCCGGCGAGTTCGTCGGCCCCCCGGACCTCGATGCGGGTGTCGAGGCGGCCGCGTCCCAGTTTCTGTGCGGCGCGGCGCATGTCGCGGACCGGGCGCAGCACGCTGCGGGCGGCCAGCAGGGCGGGGACGATGGCGATGGCCAGGCCCGGGACGGCGCCCTGCTGGGCCGCCTCGACCATGGCTTCGACGGTCTGCTTCTCGGTGGAGAGCGGGACGCTGGCGTAGAAGACGACCCCGGTGGATTCGATGTACCCGTTGTGCTCGAAGAGGGCGGGGACGCCGATGGTGAGCCAGGGGCTGCCGCGCTGGTCCTCGACGCGCTGGAAGGCGGCGTACTGGTTGTTGCGGACCCGGTCGCGCAGGCTGTCGGTGATCACGGTGGACGTGGGCGTGCCGGGGTTGGTGGAGACGCGTATGCCGCCGTACTCGCCGAAGATGATCCACGGGTGGGGTTTGCCGCGCTTGCCGAGCTCGATGACGATGCGCTGGAGCTCCTGCTGCTCCAGGGGCAGGCGGATCTCCTGCTGCTCGACCTGGTCCCGCAGGGTGCTGACGGCGGTGTCCTGGGTCTGTTTGAGGATGGCGTTGCGCGCCTGCTGGTAGGTCAGGGCCGCGGTGGTTCCCGCACTGATCGCGGCGACCAGGAGGAAGGCCGCGATCAGCCGGGTGCGCAGCCCCAGGGGTGCTATGCGTCGCACCGCGGCCTACAGGGGACCGAAGCGGTAGCCGAAGCCGCGCACGGTCTGTATGTAGCGGGGGCTGCGGGCGGGGTCCTCGATCTTGTGGCGCAGGCGGCGGACGCAGGCGTCCACGAGGCGGGCGTCGGCGTGGTAACTGTGGTCCCAGACGTATTCGAGGAGCTGCTGGCGGGAGAAGACCTGTTCGGGCGAGGCCGACAGGTGCAGCAGGAGCTTGATCTCGCTGGGTGCGAGGGCGACGCGTTCGCCGTTCTTGGCGACGGTCAGTCCGGCGCGGTCGATGACGAGTTCGCCGTGGCTCTCGATGCCGGGGCGGGATCCCACCGGGTCGCTGAGCCGGCGCAGGACGGCCTTGATGCGGGCTTCGATGACCTCGGTGCGGGCGGGTTTGACGATGTAGTCGTCGGCGCCCGCCTCCAGGCCGATGACGATGTCGAAGTCGTCGCCGCGTGCGGTGAGCATGATGATCGGCACTTCGCTGGTCTGGCGGATGCGGTGGCAGACCTGCACGCCGTTGATGCCGGGCAGCATCAGGTCGAGCAGCACGAGTTCGGGGTGGAAGCTCGTCATCAGGGCGAGTCCGTCCTCCCCGGTCTCGGCGGCCCGGACCTCGTGGCCGCGGCGGCGCAGGCCGAGGCCCACCCCTTCGCGGATGGAAGGGTCGTCCTCGATCAGCAGTACGCGTGGCATCCGGTCAGTATCCCAAGGCGTTCTTCGGCTTCTCCTCCCGCTATCGGCCGGTCTTGCGCCGCAGGGAGGCCAGCAGGTCGGTGATCTCCACCAGGCGCAGTGGCCGGGCAAGGAGGACGACGACCAGGGCGAGGGCCGCGGTTCCCGCGCCGACCGCGGCGAAGTCGCCGAACCGCTCGGCGGCGCGGGCGGCGGCGTAGGCCGCGGCGGCCGCGGGCGCGCAGGCCGCGAGGAGGCGCAGGTGGGTGCGTACGGCGGTGGCGCGCCGTTCGCTGCGGCTGCCCGTGCGCGGGCTGAGTCGGCGGGAGAGGGCGTAACCGGTGGCGGCGGCTCCCGCGAGGAAGGCGACGGAGGAGGCGGCGGCCATGCCGGTGACGGCCCAGCGCGGGGACAGCAGGAAGTAGGCGGCGGCCGACAGACCGGCGTTGAGGGTGACGATGACGAGGTTCAGGAAGAAGGGGGTCCGGGTGTCGGAGAGGGCGTAGAAGCCGCGGGAGAGCACGTACTGCGCGGAGAAGGCGACCAGGCCGGGGGCGAAGGCCGTGAGCATGCCGGCCATGACCGCGATGTCGGCGGCGCCGGTGCGTCCGTAGCCGAAGACGCTGCCCATCACCCAGGGGGCGAGGGCGGCCATGAGGGCGGCGGCGGGGACGACGAGGGCGGCGCTGGAGCGCAGGGCGTAGGAGACGTCGCGGCGGACGGCGCCGAGGTCGCCGTCGGTGGCGGCGGAGCTCATCCGGGGCATCAGGGCGGTGACGAGGGAGACGGTGATGATGCCCTGCGGGACGATCCACAGCTGGTAGGCGTTGCTGTAGGCGGTGTAGCCGGCGCCGCCCGCGAGGCCGGCCTCGACCGCGCTCTGTCCGGTGGCGGTGGAGAGCCGGGTGACGACCCAGTAGGCGATCTGGTTGGTGAGGACGAGCATGACGGTCCAGCCCGCGTTGCGCAGGGGGCGGCCGAGGCCGCTGCCGCGCCAGTCGAAGCGGGGGCGCCAGCGGAAGCGGGCCGCGCGCAGCGAGGGGATCAGGGCGAGGGCCTGGACGACGATGCCGGCGGTGGTGCCGAGGCCCAGGAGCCGGGTCTCGGCCGCGGTGAGGCCGCCGGCGGCGTCGTGGGAGACGTACAGGAACAGCCCGAAGACGGCGATGATGACGAAGTTGTTGAGGACGGGGGTCCACATCATCGCGCCGAACCGGCCGCGGGAGTTCAGCACCTGGCCGAGGAGGGTGAAGAGCCCGTAGAAGAGGATCTGGGGCAGGCAGTACCGGGCCAGGGCCACGGTGGTGCTCGCCTGGGCGCCGGTGTAGCCGGTGTACGCCGAGACGATCAGCGGGGCGGCGAGGACCGCGGCGGCGGTGAGGGCGACGAGGGCGGCGGTGCAGGCGGTGAGCAGCCGGTCGGTGTAGGCGGCGCCGCCGTCGGCGTGCTCCTTGGCGGCGCGGACCAGCTCGGGTACGAAGACGGCGTTGAGCGCTCCGCCGACGAGCAGGATGTAGATGATGTTCGGGACGGTGTTGGCGACGGCGTAGCCGTCGCCGAGCAGTCCTGTGCCGAGGGCGGCGACGACGACGGCGGAGCGGATGAAGCCGGTGGCGCGGGAGACGATCGAGCCGGCCGCCATGAGCGCGCCGCTGCGCAGCACCGAGGTCTTCTTCGGTGCTGCGCTGTCGGCGGCGGGGCCGGCCGGTCTGGTGTCGGTGGCCGTCACCGGCGGGCCAGGTACGCCTGGAACGCCTTGTAGAGCGCCGTGTTGGCGACTCCGTCCATCGGGATCTCCCATTCGCCGAGCGTTTCGACGACCTGTCCGCCGGTGCCGAGCTTCCAGCGCAGCAGCCCGAAGGAACGTTCGTCGGGGTCGAGGGTGGAGGGTACCCCGCGCATGTCGTACTCGTCGGCTCCGAGGGCGTGGGCATCGCGCATCATGCGCCACTGCAGGGCGTTGCTGGGCCGTACTTCGCGCCGGTGGTCGGCGGAGGCGCCGGTCTGGTACCAGACCCTGCTGCCGGTGCTGATCATGGTGTGGGCGGCGAGGATCTCGCCGCGGTGGACGGCCAGGTAGAGCCGCATCCGGCCGGGCTGTTCCTCGTTCAGGACGCGGTACTGCTGCTCGTAGTACGCGAGGGAGCGGCCGAGCCGGAAGCCGTCGCGTTCCTCGGTGATCCTCAGCAGCCGGTAGAACTCGGGCAGGTCGGCGGAGGTGCCGAGGACGGTCTCCACGCCGGCCTTGCCGGCCTTGCGCACGTTGCGCCGCCACTCCTGGTTGAGGCCGGACCACAGCTCGTCCAGGGTGCGTCCGGCGAGCGGGACGCGGAAGACGTGGCGGGGCTGGGCGTCGCCGTCGTCCTCGCCGCCGCAGCGCTTCCAGCCGCGGGTGCGCAGCCGGTCGGCGAGGGCGGCGCCCACGGGGTCGACCTCGGTGGCGAGGACGTCGGATATCTGGCGGCCCGTTCCGGTGCCGGCCTTTGCGGTGGCGGCGTCCCAGCGGCGGTAGGCGGGGCTGGGGCCGATGCGGACGGCGAAGGCGCCGGCGGCGCGCAGGTGGCGCATGAGCGGGTCCAGCCAGCGGTCGAGGCGCGGGTCGGACCAGTCGGCGACGGGCCCTTCGGGAAGGTAGGCGAAGTATTTGCGGGTACCGGGGAATTGCCGATAGAGAACGAGTCCGGCACCTTCGATCTCGCCGCCGGAACAGTGCCATCCGACCATTTCCGAGCGCCAAAGGTCCTTCACCCGGGCCCATGACGGGTGCTGGAGAAAGCTCGCCGCCGGGGTCCTGCACAGGAAGGACTGGTATTCGGGGAGGGACAGGGTGCGCACCCGGAGCTCGTGGTCCTGGTCCTGCCGGGCGGGGGTAACGAGCAGTGCGCACACGGCTGACGGCCTTCCTGTTCGTCCTGAGGGGTCGTTCACAGGACTCTCACAGCCAGCCGTGACCGAAGTGCGCGACGAATGTGACCGGATGATGACCGTTTCGCTGCGGTCCACGTCACAACAAAAAGGCTGATCTTTTCTGCTGTTTGTGCAACCTAAAGTCGTCCCGTTCTCATCCTCTTTTGCGAACGTTCATCACCACCACGACTCGAAGGGGCCCTTCGTTGAGCCGCACACGCCGCACCGCCATTGCGGGCACCGCACTCCTGGCCGCCGCGCTGACCGCCTGCTCGGGCGGGAGCGATGCCGGCAGCGACGACAAGGGCAAGGACGAGTCGAAGCCGAAGGCGCCCATGGCGGTCTCGGTGAACCTCACGGGCGATCAGGTCAAGGCGGGGCAGCCGGTGACGGTGACCGTGGCCGAGGGCAAGCTGGCGCAGGTGAAGGTGACCGACGCCAAGGGTGCGGAGCTGCCGGGGAAGATAGCCGACGACGGGAAGACCTGGACCTCGGAGCGCAACGCCCCGCCCGGTGCGGAGTACAAGGTCGAGGCGCAGAACACCGACAGCCAGAGCGCCACCACGCAGTTCAAGACCGGACCCGCCGACAAGGTGAACAAGGTCTCGATCAACATCTCCAAGGGCAGCACGGTGGGCGTGGCGATGCCGGTGTCCCTCGTCTTCGACAACCCGGTGGCGAACAAGGCCGACGTGGAGAAGCAGCTCAAGGTCACCACCTCGGACAACACCGAGGGCTCCTGGGGCTGGATGAAGGACCACGACGGCAAGGACCGCGTCGACTGGCGGCCCAGGGACTACTGGAAGTCCGGCACGGACGTGAAGGTCGACATGAAGCTGAACGGAGTGGACTCGGGCAAGGGCGGCGGGCTGTTCGCCCGCGACTACAACACCGAGTTCAAGATCGGCAAGGACCGCCGGGTCCAGGTCAGCCTCGACACGAAGAAGATGTCGGTCACCCAGGACGGCCAGGCGCTCAGGACGATCCCGATCTCGGCCGGCACTCCCGGCGGCAAGAAGGCCTCCTGGTCCGGGAAGATGGTGATCATGACCAAGGAGGGCACCATCCGGATGGACTCCCAGACGGTGGGCCTGGACAACGCCTACGACAAGATGGTCGATTACTCGATGCGCCTGACCTGGTCCGGCATGTACGCGCACGCCGCGCCGTGGAACTCCGGCAACTTCGGGCGCACCAACAGCAGTTCCGGCTGCGTGGGGATGAGCGACGCCGACGCCAAGGAGTTCTTCGGGCAGTCCCAGGTCGGCGACCTCTTCGAGGTGGTCGGCGAGGGCTCGAAGGGCCAGGCGCCGATCGGCAACGGCTACGGCGAGTGGAACCTCTCCTGGGACGAGTGGAAGGCCAAGAGCGCCCTGTCCGGCGCCCCGCAGAACGGCTGACCTGCGGACCTCCCTTCCTGACTCTCGTTCAATTGTTACCACCACGTAACTTACCGACGGGTTACCTTCGGTAAGCCGCTCCCGTTACCGTCGGGTCACTTTCAGGACTCCCGGTGCACGCGAGGAGCGACCGATGGAACGCACCACCACCGCCGCAGCCGTGGCGGCACTCCTGGCGGCGACCGCCCTGGGCCTGGCCCCCCACCAGGCCCAGGCGGCTCCCGCACCCACCACGGCCACCACCACCGCCCCGCAGACCGCCGCCGCGGACCTGCGCTTCCACGACATCCCCGGCTCCGGCGGCATCACCCTCAAGGGCAACGTCTTCACCCCGGCCGGAGCGCAGAGCGGCCGGAAGT includes these proteins:
- a CDS encoding response regulator transcription factor; this encodes MPRVLLIEDDPSIREGVGLGLRRRGHEVRAAETGEDGLALMTSFHPELVLLDLMLPGINGVQVCHRIRQTSEVPIIMLTARGDDFDIVIGLEAGADDYIVKPARTEVIEARIKAVLRRLSDPVGSRPGIESHGELVIDRAGLTVAKNGERVALAPSEIKLLLHLSASPEQVFSRQQLLEYVWDHSYHADARLVDACVRRLRHKIEDPARSPRYIQTVRGFGYRFGPL
- the murJ gene encoding murein biosynthesis integral membrane protein MurJ, whose protein sequence is MTATDTRPAGPAADSAAPKKTSVLRSGALMAAGSIVSRATGFIRSAVVVAALGTGLLGDGYAVANTVPNIIYILLVGGALNAVFVPELVRAAKEHADGGAAYTDRLLTACTAALVALTAAAVLAAPLIVSAYTGYTGAQASTTVALARYCLPQILFYGLFTLLGQVLNSRGRFGAMMWTPVLNNFVIIAVFGLFLYVSHDAAGGLTAAETRLLGLGTTAGIVVQALALIPSLRAARFRWRPRFDWRGSGLGRPLRNAGWTVMLVLTNQIAYWVVTRLSTATGQSAVEAGLAGGAGYTAYSNAYQLWIVPQGIITVSLVTALMPRMSSAATDGDLGAVRRDVSYALRSSAALVVPAAALMAALAPWVMGSVFGYGRTGAADIAVMAGMLTAFAPGLVAFSAQYVLSRGFYALSDTRTPFFLNLVIVTLNAGLSAAAYFLLSPRWAVTGMAAASSVAFLAGAAATGYALSRRLSPRTGSRSERRATAVRTHLRLLAACAPAAAAAYAAARAAERFGDFAAVGAGTAALALVVVLLARPLRLVEITDLLASLRRKTGR
- a CDS encoding lipid II:glycine glycyltransferase FemX encodes the protein MRTLSLPEYQSFLCRTPAASFLQHPSWARVKDLWRSEMVGWHCSGGEIEGAGLVLYRQFPGTRKYFAYLPEGPVADWSDPRLDRWLDPLMRHLRAAGAFAVRIGPSPAYRRWDAATAKAGTGTGRQISDVLATEVDPVGAALADRLRTRGWKRCGGEDDGDAQPRHVFRVPLAGRTLDELWSGLNQEWRRNVRKAGKAGVETVLGTSADLPEFYRLLRITEERDGFRLGRSLAYYEQQYRVLNEEQPGRMRLYLAVHRGEILAAHTMISTGSRVWYQTGASADHRREVRPSNALQWRMMRDAHALGADEYDMRGVPSTLDPDERSFGLLRWKLGTGGQVVETLGEWEIPMDGVANTALYKAFQAYLARR
- a CDS encoding L,D-transpeptidase — its product is MSRTRRTAIAGTALLAAALTACSGGSDAGSDDKGKDESKPKAPMAVSVNLTGDQVKAGQPVTVTVAEGKLAQVKVTDAKGAELPGKIADDGKTWTSERNAPPGAEYKVEAQNTDSQSATTQFKTGPADKVNKVSINISKGSTVGVAMPVSLVFDNPVANKADVEKQLKVTTSDNTEGSWGWMKDHDGKDRVDWRPRDYWKSGTDVKVDMKLNGVDSGKGGGLFARDYNTEFKIGKDRRVQVSLDTKKMSVTQDGQALRTIPISAGTPGGKKASWSGKMVIMTKEGTIRMDSQTVGLDNAYDKMVDYSMRLTWSGMYAHAAPWNSGNFGRTNSSSGCVGMSDADAKEFFGQSQVGDLFEVVGEGSKGQAPIGNGYGEWNLSWDEWKAKSALSGAPQNG
- a CDS encoding HAMP domain-containing sensor histidine kinase — encoded protein: MRRIAPLGLRTRLIAAFLLVAAISAGTTAALTYQQARNAILKQTQDTAVSTLRDQVEQQEIRLPLEQQELQRIVIELGKRGKPHPWIIFGEYGGIRVSTNPGTPTSTVITDSLRDRVRNNQYAAFQRVEDQRGSPWLTIGVPALFEHNGYIESTGVVFYASVPLSTEKQTVEAMVEAAQQGAVPGLAIAIVPALLAARSVLRPVRDMRRAAQKLGRGRLDTRIEVRGADELAGLARTFNETARALEQSVRELQEAEVRARRFASDVSHELRTPLAGMLAVTEVLDEDAARLDADTAKALRLVSAETGKLAVLVEDLMEISRFDARAAELNLDDVDIAEAVRKTLERRHWDDARVVTDLPHGVRARLDPRRFDVVLANLVGNALRHGGAPVHVTVSTAAGADGERLLIDVADSGPGIAPEVLPHIFDRFFKADAARTRSAGSGLGLAITLENVRLHGGTLRAGNRPAGGALFTLDMPLEAHV